From Numida meleagris isolate 19003 breed g44 Domestic line chromosome 4, NumMel1.0, whole genome shotgun sequence, the proteins below share one genomic window:
- the HAUS3 gene encoding HAUS augmin-like complex subunit 3, protein MSCGKEFVEILKKIGYPKADELNGEDFDWLFESSEDKSFLEWFCGNVNEQHVLSEKELQDFDCLLESGKPILEGNALDEVLKTCKPADSGNSQEEEEEELKKLEDELRTLQKMKSLTIHRHNKLQIMISENSNMLRALKIKEEEAQKDLKEGLELFAAANNKLNNELLSLVDGVKKLASFFTASASEQGSGLYPVFFSQLSLDKYLSREEHCTAALASYAKKHFYQGVLELDENLHEDNIQLADIGKCVTCDETTVACGKSQEIASLQTAYICAHRQLIELQSEEESLNSAIQCAESMLQSLKSKGTGKQENLEAKISSLNDEISTIKQQIAQINNEDLPSLLKEQAQLFTVPVVMADLDREIAQQDRYASKQDEICSHLIRQKASFELIQLAYDIELKKHKDIHCQLENLIESLKQSSNEMQQRLEALSKQIELAKPRNTISSKDDFSCRLYQLLEGENQKQLFKTYRNLEQMAQKLSQDCVTAQDQLAVSSQEQSLLLSKVDGDINALRDALYCGGNQILLTSRELTEQFHQLEDDLNKLNQLVMDLIADVKSKRNFLASNKLHQMERNLYVYFFKDENHLKEIVEKFEQQSEAKASGLDDENFTTSEFLNV, encoded by the exons ATGAGCTGTGGAAAGGAGTTTGTGGAAATTCTTAAGAAAATTGGATATCCAAAAGCTGATGAGCTAAATGGAGAAGATTTTGACTGGCTGTTCGAGTCTTCGGAAGACAAATCATTTCTGGAGTGGTTTTGTGGAAATGTAAATGAGCAGCATGTGTTATCTGAAAAGGAACTGCAAGATTTTGATTGTCTTCTCGAGTCTGGAAAGCCcattttagaaggaaatgcACTGGATGAAGTCCTTAAAACCTGTAAGCCTGCGGATTCAGGGAACAgccaagaggaggaggaggaagaactTAAGAAATTAGAGGATGAGCTTCGAACTcttcagaagatgaaaagtCTTACAATCCATAGGCATAATAAGCTTCAGATaatgatttctgaaaacagcaataTGTTACGGGCTCTGAAAATCAAAgaggaagaagcacagaaagatTTGAAAGAAGGTCTAGAACTGTTCGCTGCAGCGAATAATAAACTTAATAATGAACTGCTGTCTCTTGTAGATGGAGTTAAGAAATTGGCCTCTTTCTTCACTGCTTCAGCTTCGGAACAAGGATCAGGTTTGTatccagtgtttttttcccagctttccttGGACAAGTATTTATCTCGGGAAGAGCATTGCACTGCAGCACTTGCCTCGtatgcaaaaaaacatttttatcaggGTGTGTTGGAATTGGATGAAAATTTGCATGAAGACAACATTCAGCTTGCAGATATTGGCAAATGTGTCACTTGTGATGAGACTACTGTAGCTTGTGGAAAGAGTCAGGAGATTGCCAGCCTCCAGACAGCATACATTTGTGCTCATCGTCAGCTAATTGAACTGCAATCTGAAGAAGAGAGCTTGAATTCAGCTATACAATGTGCAGAGAGCATGCTGCAGTCCTTAAAGAGCAAG GgtactggaaaacaagaaaacctcGAGGCCAAAATATCTAGTTTAAATGATGAAATCTCAACAATTAAGCAACAGATAGCTCAAATAAACAATGAAGATCTGCCTTCCCTTTTGAAAGAGCAGGCACAGCTGTTCACTGTGCCAGTGGTAATGGCAGACCTGGATCGTGAGATTGCTCAGCAGGACCGTTACGCTTCTAAACAGGATGAAATCTGCAGCCATCTGATAAGACAGAAAGCATCATTTGAACTTATTCAGCTAGCCTATGACATTGAACTGAAGAAACACAAAGACATCCACTGTCAACTTGAGAATTTGATAGAATCTCTGAAACAGAGCAGTAATGAGATGCAACAGAGACTAGAGGCGTTATCTAAGCAAATTGAACTTGCAAAGCCAAGAAACACTATTAGTTCAAAGGATGATTTCTCTTGTCG GCTCTACCAgcttttggaaggagaaaaccaaaaacaactGTTTAAAACATACAGAAACCTGGAACAGATGGCTCAGAAGTTAAGTCAGGATTGCGTGACAGCACAAGACCAGCTAGCAGTATCTTCTCAAGAACAGTCTCTCTTGTTGTCCAAAGTAGACGGTGATATAAATGCTCTTCGTGATGCTCTGTATTGTGGAGGAAATCAGATACTACTCACTAGTCGG gaaCTTACTGAGCAGTTTCATCAACTGGAAGATGATTTAAATAAACTAAATCAACTCGTTATGGATCTTATTGCTGATGTGAAGTCAAAGAGAAACTTTCTAGCGTCCAATAAGCTGCATCAGATGGAAAGAAATTTGTACGTCTATTTTTTCAAAGATGAGAACCACTTGAAAGAGATAGTGGAGAAGTTTGAGCAGCAGTCAGAGGCTAAAGCCAGTGGTCTGGATGATGAGAATTTCACCACCAGTGAATTCCTTAATGTTTAA
- the LOC110398563 gene encoding max dimerization protein 4-like has translation MHIKKLEEQDRKALNIKEQLQREHRYLKRRLEQLSVQGMERIRTDSMGSTISTDSEQEVDIEGMEFTPGEMDSIGSASDAEDHYSLQSGSSDGGYTHSRRLNARLS, from the exons AAATTGGAAGAACAGGACCGAAAAGCTCTGAATATTAAAGAACAATTACAGCGGGAACACCGCTACCTCAAGCGCAGATTGGAGCAGCTATCCGTGCAGGGCATGGAGCGCATCCGCACTGACAGTATGGGATCAACAATATCCACTGACTCTGAACAAG aagtaGACATTGAAGGAATGGAGTTTACACCCGGTGAAATGGACAGTATTGGAAGTGCCAGTGATGCTGAAGACCACTACAGTTTGCAAAGCGGCTCGAGCGATGGAGGTTACACACATTCCCGCAGACTGAATGCCAGGCTCTCATAG